One segment of Corynebacterium caspium DSM 44850 DNA contains the following:
- a CDS encoding PspC domain-containing protein → MDNQPSLGTAEFWQNMWKTRPYRLPHKQGSTGAKFLGVCEGIGVRYRIDPTLIRICFIFAALSSIGILAYILAWIIMPVAGQDKKWIDIVFKYQPGELNENEKIKRFNGYIILNLVALAIITRGFYSLSLFGGLFLFGIHGNGHLEVLVPLFMFAGLVFLHYKEPVPPYDQIDMSPYLPKADFPTPPISSETTIPSGTGGADTTGDGVATAAPASAPAPELNSELPPVPPAQNDTLAWEVYALETPEILDTDQTSSYPVVPEEPAPKKKPLKPIFLTILILAGLGLVLAI, encoded by the coding sequence ATGGATAACCAACCTTCTCTTGGCACTGCAGAGTTTTGGCAGAATATGTGGAAAACCCGCCCCTACAGACTTCCGCATAAACAAGGTTCTACCGGAGCCAAATTCTTGGGAGTATGTGAAGGTATTGGGGTGCGGTACCGCATAGATCCTACTTTGATCCGGATCTGTTTTATTTTCGCAGCTCTTAGCAGCATCGGAATATTAGCTTATATTTTAGCCTGGATAATTATGCCTGTTGCCGGCCAAGATAAAAAATGGATAGATATTGTCTTTAAATACCAGCCCGGCGAATTAAATGAAAATGAAAAAATAAAACGCTTTAATGGCTATATCATTTTAAACTTAGTAGCATTAGCAATAATTACTAGAGGATTCTATTCATTATCATTATTTGGCGGACTGTTCCTATTTGGAATTCACGGTAATGGCCATCTGGAAGTCCTAGTTCCGTTATTCATGTTCGCCGGCTTAGTCTTCCTGCACTATAAAGAACCTGTACCGCCCTATGACCAAATTGATATGAGCCCGTATCTGCCCAAAGCAGATTTTCCGACGCCACCCATTTCCTCAGAAACCACAATCCCAAGTGGTACTGGCGGTGCCGATACTACCGGCGATGGGGTTGCGACGGCCGCACCTGCATCCGCACCTGCACCCGAGCTCAACTCTGAGCTCCCTCCTGTGCCCCCAGCACAAAATGACACCTTAGCTTGGGAAGTTTATGCACTAGAAACACCAGAAATACTAGATACGGACCAGACCAGCAGCTATCCGGTAGTGCCAGAAGAGCCTGCACCTAAAAAGAAACCGCTTAAACCCATATTTTTAACAATTCTTATTTTGGCAGGACTCGGTTTAGTCTTGGCAATTTAA
- the guaB gene encoding IMP dehydrogenase encodes MTDKRVSTGGDDPNKILLNGLTFDDVLLLPAESNIVPSEVDTSAQFTRNIRLGIPVASAAMDTVTEARMAIAMARQGGIGVLHRNLSTQEQAEQVDTVKRSESGMVTNPVTCTPDMTIAEVDALCARFRISGLPVIDENGILVGICTNRDMRFESNMNRPVKEIMTPMPLVVAKEGVTKEDALALLSANKVEKLPIINNQQKLVGLITVKDFVKSEQYPNASKDASGRLLVAAGIGTGEESFERAAALVDAGVDILVVDSAHAHNNRVLEMVARVKKEFGTRVDVIGGNLATREAAQAMIDAGADAIKVGIGPGSICTTRVVAGVGAPQITAILEAATAAKPAGIPVIADGGMQFSGDIAKALAAGASTVMLGSMLAGTTEAPGDIVVVGGKQYKRYRGMGSMGAMQGRGLTGEKRSYSKDRYFQSDVRSEEKLVPEGIEGRVPFRGGIDAITHQLVGGLRAAMGYTGSATIAELQTKRFVQISTAGLRESHPHDVTQTVEAPNYR; translated from the coding sequence ATGACTGATAAGCGCGTTTCTACTGGCGGAGACGATCCCAACAAGATTTTGCTAAATGGGCTCACCTTCGATGACGTGCTGTTATTGCCGGCTGAATCCAATATTGTGCCCAGTGAGGTAGATACTTCGGCACAGTTCACCCGCAATATTCGTTTAGGTATTCCAGTGGCTTCAGCCGCGATGGATACAGTTACTGAAGCACGTATGGCTATTGCTATGGCCCGGCAAGGTGGCATCGGGGTTTTGCACCGTAACCTCTCCACTCAGGAACAAGCCGAGCAAGTAGATACGGTTAAACGTTCGGAATCTGGCATGGTTACTAATCCGGTAACCTGCACCCCGGATATGACTATTGCTGAAGTTGATGCGCTATGCGCGCGCTTCCGTATTTCTGGTTTGCCAGTAATTGATGAAAATGGCATTTTGGTCGGCATTTGCACTAATCGCGATATGCGCTTTGAGTCCAATATGAATCGGCCAGTCAAAGAGATTATGACCCCAATGCCTTTGGTAGTAGCTAAAGAAGGGGTTACCAAAGAAGATGCTTTAGCGCTGCTTTCTGCCAATAAGGTAGAAAAGCTTCCTATTATTAATAATCAGCAAAAGCTAGTGGGTCTGATTACGGTAAAAGACTTCGTTAAGTCAGAGCAGTACCCCAATGCCTCCAAGGACGCTTCGGGACGTCTGTTGGTAGCTGCTGGCATTGGTACCGGGGAGGAGTCCTTTGAGCGGGCTGCAGCCCTAGTTGATGCCGGGGTGGATATCCTCGTGGTTGATTCGGCCCATGCGCATAATAATCGAGTGCTCGAAATGGTAGCGCGGGTCAAGAAAGAATTTGGTACTCGAGTTGATGTTATTGGTGGCAATTTAGCTACTCGAGAAGCTGCGCAAGCCATGATCGATGCCGGCGCAGACGCTATCAAAGTAGGTATTGGACCGGGCTCAATTTGTACTACTCGGGTGGTTGCTGGGGTAGGTGCCCCGCAGATTACCGCCATCTTGGAAGCTGCAACGGCTGCTAAACCAGCTGGAATTCCTGTTATTGCCGATGGTGGCATGCAATTTTCTGGTGATATCGCCAAAGCTTTGGCCGCTGGAGCCTCTACCGTAATGCTTGGTTCGATGCTAGCTGGTACCACTGAAGCCCCTGGCGATATCGTGGTAGTAGGCGGAAAGCAGTATAAACGCTATCGCGGCATGGGATCTATGGGAGCTATGCAGGGCCGTGGTTTAACCGGAGAAAAGCGCTCCTATTCCAAGGACCGTTATTTCCAGTCCGATGTGCGCAGCGAAGAAAAGCTAGTCCCAGAAGGTATCGAAGGACGGGTGCCTTTCCGTGGCGGTATCGATGCCATCACTCACCAATTAGTAGGTGGCTTGCGAGCCGCCATGGGCTATACCGGTTCAGCTACTATTGCAGAGCTGCAAACTAAGCGTTTTGTCCAGATTTCCACTGCTGGGCTGCGGGAAAGCCATCCGCACGATGTAACCCAAACCGTTGAAGCTCCAAATTATCGCTAA
- a CDS encoding DUF5319 domain-containing protein, giving the protein MYFDSQLPPDPFANDPNDPASFFEEETPPPLSLEDIANLNHDLELVREFKKALQPRGINGVVFTCDDCQEFHYFDWDIIAANIRATLAEQVPPIHEPSAQPNIESYVPWDYAMGYLDGFRQR; this is encoded by the coding sequence GTGTACTTCGACTCTCAGTTACCCCCAGACCCCTTTGCCAATGATCCTAATGACCCGGCTTCTTTCTTCGAAGAAGAAACGCCCCCGCCGCTTTCTCTAGAAGATATTGCCAACCTAAACCACGACCTAGAGTTGGTTCGTGAATTCAAAAAAGCGCTGCAACCGCGCGGCATAAATGGAGTGGTTTTCACCTGTGATGACTGCCAAGAATTCCATTATTTTGATTGGGACATAATTGCCGCAAATATTCGCGCCACTTTGGCTGAGCAAGTCCCCCCTATCCATGAACCCAGTGCCCAGCCCAATATTGAGTCTTATGTGCCTTGGGATTACGCCATGGGCTATCTCGACGGGTTCCGGCAGCGCTAA
- a CDS encoding GuaB3 family IMP dehydrogenase-related protein translates to MRDYVEIGHGREARRTYRLADISISASRRTRSSRDVDTTWNIDAYSFQIPVMSHPTDSLAAPEFVKEMNRLGGLAVINAEGLWGRHVDLDGAISRIIDAGPHATQVLQELHAVPVDFELLAQRIADIRTTDATVAVRVSPQNAREFAPQVIKAGAELLIIQGTMISAEHVQEEESLNLKEFIGTLEVPVIAGGVSDYSTAMHLMRAGAVGVIVGGGTNTNETTLGIATPMATAIADVAAARREYLDETGGRYVHIIADGEISTSGEVAKAIACGADAVVLGEPLACAQEAPAQGYYWPAVAAHPRFPRGVVAAPHKEEFFPLEVLLQGPSTDASGHHNLVGGLRRAMAKCGYTDLKSFQKVGLTVS, encoded by the coding sequence ATGCGTGATTACGTAGAAATTGGGCACGGCCGGGAAGCCCGCCGTACCTACCGACTAGCCGATATTTCCATCAGTGCTTCACGGCGCACCCGCTCTTCCCGTGACGTGGATACTACCTGGAATATTGATGCTTATAGTTTCCAGATTCCAGTTATGTCGCACCCCACAGACAGTTTGGCGGCGCCAGAATTCGTCAAAGAAATGAATCGCCTGGGTGGCCTAGCTGTCATTAATGCCGAAGGCCTCTGGGGGCGACATGTAGATCTAGATGGCGCTATTTCACGCATTATCGATGCCGGCCCACACGCCACCCAGGTATTGCAGGAATTACATGCTGTCCCAGTTGATTTTGAGCTGTTGGCGCAACGTATTGCAGATATCCGCACCACGGATGCCACTGTGGCAGTACGCGTTAGTCCACAAAATGCGCGCGAATTTGCCCCACAGGTAATCAAAGCTGGGGCAGAGCTGCTAATTATCCAGGGCACCATGATTTCTGCAGAGCACGTCCAAGAAGAAGAATCCCTAAATCTTAAGGAATTCATCGGAACCTTAGAGGTGCCCGTAATTGCTGGTGGTGTCAGTGATTACAGCACCGCTATGCACCTCATGCGCGCGGGTGCTGTTGGAGTAATCGTAGGCGGTGGCACCAATACCAATGAGACCACTCTCGGTATTGCCACCCCGATGGCTACCGCAATTGCTGATGTTGCAGCTGCGCGCCGGGAATATTTGGATGAAACCGGTGGCCGCTATGTACATATTATTGCCGATGGCGAGATTTCTACCTCTGGTGAGGTAGCCAAAGCTATTGCCTGTGGTGCCGATGCAGTCGTGTTAGGTGAACCTTTGGCTTGTGCCCAAGAAGCCCCCGCGCAGGGGTACTACTGGCCAGCAGTTGCTGCCCACCCACGGTTCCCGCGTGGCGTAGTAGCAGCTCCGCATAAAGAAGAATTTTTCCCACTCGAAGTGCTGCTCCAGGGCCCTTCCACCGATGCTTCCGGGCATCATAACCTGGTAGGAGGACTGCGTCGAGCTATGGCGAAATGTGGTTATACCGACTTAAAGTCCTTCCAAAAAGTCGGGCTAACTGTTTCATAG
- a CDS encoding ATP-binding protein, with protein sequence MSTTAYELGSLREPTFRYCRRILDGRVLGGVCTGLAHYFKLPVFWVRLGFALSGLLLGPVYVLYVISWLLLKPESQLEKEARLISAPPPPPQFIAQLPKPIQQMSAGGESRLVGWILVLLASGSTLTLNSWSLKLFLPFAALALGLVVMWRFYDQGLRSRKAIAAWIVGALLVLIGCLIFISGAYSDRYSARSLNTAFIALLTGFLGLLIVLGPAIVSLWNNLTVARGEAMAAAERARIAAHLHDSVLQTLALIQKQADDSETVIRLARRQERELRQWLFDSQKPYTETVFAALLAVCGEVEDLYGLNITPVTVGTDQQLNANTQAVVDAAREALVNVAKHSGASSANIYAELSATTFELFIRDRGLGFDLNAVEEGHHGIKESMYARVERVGGTVKIRSTPGEGTEVHFVVGVS encoded by the coding sequence ATGAGTACCACTGCCTACGAACTCGGGTCTTTGCGTGAACCTACCTTTAGATACTGTCGTCGCATTCTCGACGGCCGGGTACTCGGAGGAGTGTGCACTGGGTTGGCACACTATTTTAAGCTGCCGGTGTTTTGGGTGCGTTTGGGATTCGCACTTAGCGGACTGCTATTGGGGCCGGTCTATGTGCTTTATGTGATTTCTTGGTTGCTATTAAAGCCTGAATCTCAGCTCGAAAAAGAAGCACGTTTAATAAGCGCGCCTCCGCCGCCGCCCCAGTTTATAGCGCAATTGCCAAAACCTATACAGCAGATGAGCGCCGGTGGCGAAAGCCGCCTGGTGGGGTGGATCTTAGTACTTTTGGCTAGCGGCAGCACTTTAACCCTTAATTCTTGGTCATTAAAACTATTTTTACCTTTTGCCGCCTTAGCGCTGGGTTTGGTGGTGATGTGGCGCTTCTATGACCAAGGATTACGTAGTCGCAAAGCGATTGCGGCCTGGATAGTGGGCGCGTTGCTGGTATTAATTGGTTGTTTAATATTCATAAGTGGCGCTTATTCAGATAGATACAGTGCCCGTTCTTTAAACACTGCATTTATTGCATTATTGACAGGATTTTTGGGCTTATTAATTGTGCTCGGCCCGGCAATAGTTAGCTTATGGAATAATCTCACCGTAGCTCGTGGCGAAGCCATGGCCGCTGCAGAGCGTGCACGGATTGCGGCTCACTTGCATGATTCAGTGCTGCAAACTTTAGCGCTTATTCAAAAACAAGCAGATGATTCCGAAACCGTGATACGCCTGGCCAGACGGCAAGAACGGGAACTGCGCCAGTGGCTTTTTGACTCCCAAAAGCCCTATACGGAAACCGTATTTGCAGCACTCTTAGCAGTGTGCGGGGAAGTAGAAGATCTCTATGGCCTAAATATTACTCCGGTTACTGTGGGCACAGACCAGCAGCTAAATGCCAATACTCAAGCTGTAGTAGATGCAGCTAGGGAGGCTTTAGTTAATGTCGCTAAGCATTCGGGGGCAAGTAGCGCAAATATTTATGCGGAATTATCGGCCACTACTTTTGAGCTTTTTATCCGAGATCGCGGCCTTGGTTTTGATCTAAATGCGGTGGAGGAGGGGCATCACGGGATCAAAGAATCCATGTATGCCCGCGTAGAGCGGGTGGGCGGTACGGTAAAAATTCGTTCTACCCCTGGGGAAGGAACAGAGGTGCATTTTGTGGTGGGGGTATCCTGA
- the guaA gene encoding glutamine-hydrolyzing GMP synthase — MTQHNHPRPVLVVDFGAQYAQLIARRVREANVYSEVVPHTISAAEVRAKNPVALVLSGGPSSVYAKDAPSLDAEIFDLGLPTFGICYGFQLMTQSLGGTVEATGKREYGRTDLTVTGGVLHEPVAQEVWMSHGDAVSVAPEGFTVTASTAAAPVAAFENVAAKMAGVQYHPEVLHSPRGQEVLTRFLSDIAGLDRNWTADNIAEQLIADVKAQVGDGYAICGLSGGVDSAVAAALVQRAIGDRLTCVFVDHGLLRKGEREQVENDFVAATGATLVTVDERQAFLDKLAGISEPEAKRKAIGAEFIRSFERAVASVLEGHQVDYLVQGTLYPDVVESGGGAGTANIKSHHNVGGLPDDVEFKLVEPLRLLFKDEVRAVGRELGLPEEIVNRQPFPGPGLGIRIIGEVTEERLAILREADAIAREELTAAGLDNSIWQCPVVLLADVRSVGVQGDGRTYGHPIVLRPVASEDAMTADWVRVPYEVLEKISIRITNEVAEVNRVVLDITSKPPATIEWE, encoded by the coding sequence GTGACGCAGCATAACCACCCCCGCCCAGTTCTCGTTGTAGATTTCGGAGCGCAATACGCCCAGCTCATAGCCCGCCGCGTGCGCGAAGCTAATGTGTATTCGGAAGTAGTTCCGCATACTATTAGTGCCGCCGAGGTGCGTGCTAAAAACCCCGTAGCCTTAGTGCTTTCAGGGGGCCCAAGCTCTGTATATGCAAAAGATGCTCCTTCTTTGGATGCCGAGATCTTTGATCTTGGACTTCCCACTTTTGGGATTTGTTATGGCTTCCAGCTTATGACCCAATCCTTGGGCGGAACTGTTGAAGCCACCGGTAAACGCGAATATGGCCGCACAGACCTCACCGTAACTGGTGGAGTTTTGCATGAGCCAGTAGCCCAAGAAGTTTGGATGAGCCACGGAGATGCAGTTTCTGTAGCCCCAGAAGGATTCACAGTTACAGCTTCTACTGCAGCGGCCCCGGTGGCTGCTTTTGAAAATGTGGCTGCCAAAATGGCTGGGGTGCAATATCACCCTGAAGTATTGCATTCCCCACGCGGCCAGGAAGTACTTACTCGCTTCCTCTCTGATATTGCTGGCCTGGACCGTAACTGGACCGCCGATAATATCGCTGAGCAGCTAATTGCTGATGTAAAAGCACAAGTTGGGGACGGCTACGCTATCTGTGGCCTTTCTGGCGGTGTGGATTCTGCAGTAGCCGCAGCTTTAGTGCAACGCGCCATTGGAGATCGTCTCACCTGTGTATTTGTGGATCACGGCTTATTGCGTAAAGGCGAACGCGAACAGGTAGAAAATGACTTTGTGGCCGCCACCGGCGCTACTTTGGTAACTGTCGATGAACGCCAAGCTTTCTTGGATAAACTTGCCGGAATCAGTGAGCCAGAAGCTAAGCGTAAAGCGATTGGGGCAGAATTTATTCGCTCCTTTGAACGCGCCGTAGCTTCAGTATTAGAAGGCCACCAAGTGGATTACCTGGTGCAAGGCACCTTGTATCCAGATGTCGTGGAATCCGGTGGCGGTGCCGGTACCGCGAATATTAAGAGCCACCATAATGTGGGCGGTCTGCCTGATGATGTGGAATTTAAGCTGGTAGAGCCACTGCGCTTACTCTTCAAAGATGAAGTGCGTGCCGTGGGTCGCGAACTTGGGCTTCCTGAAGAAATCGTGAACCGACAGCCCTTCCCTGGCCCTGGGCTTGGAATTCGCATTATTGGTGAAGTCACCGAGGAACGCTTGGCTATCCTGCGAGAAGCTGATGCCATTGCCCGCGAAGAACTCACCGCCGCCGGCCTAGATAACAGCATTTGGCAGTGCCCCGTAGTGCTGCTTGCCGATGTTCGCTCCGTAGGTGTCCAAGGCGATGGCCGCACCTATGGGCATCCGATTGTTTTGCGCCCGGTAGCTTCAGAAGATGCCATGACCGCTGATTGGGTACGGGTGCCTTATGAGGTGCTAGAAAAGATTTCTATCCGCATTACTAACGAAGTTGCTGAGGTAAACCGCGTGGTCTTAGATATTACCTCCAAGCCGCCAGCAACTATCGAATGGGAATAA
- a CDS encoding LuxR C-terminal-related transcriptional regulator, whose translation MVTVFLVDDHSVFRSGVRAELAEHVEIIGDAGTVAEAIEGINRLHPDVVLLDVHMPNGGGLAVIKGTQVDTVFLALSVSDAAEDVIAIIRAGARGYVTKNIAGSELAQAITRVHSGDAYFSPRLAGFVLDAFAGGEIAKDEDDLKRATEHDPLVDALTRRELEVLRLLARGYTYKEIAKELFISIKTVETHASNILRKTQQSNRYALSRWAQERSLD comes from the coding sequence ATGGTTACTGTCTTTTTAGTTGATGATCATTCGGTTTTTCGTTCGGGAGTGCGGGCCGAATTAGCTGAGCATGTCGAGATTATTGGCGATGCCGGCACTGTTGCAGAAGCTATAGAAGGCATTAACCGTTTGCATCCAGATGTGGTGCTCCTTGATGTGCATATGCCTAATGGTGGGGGCTTGGCAGTAATCAAAGGTACCCAGGTAGATACGGTTTTCTTGGCTTTGAGTGTGTCTGATGCTGCCGAAGATGTAATCGCGATTATCCGGGCGGGGGCACGTGGTTATGTGACCAAGAATATTGCTGGTAGTGAGCTTGCGCAGGCAATTACTCGGGTGCACAGTGGGGATGCTTATTTTTCTCCACGGCTGGCCGGATTTGTGCTTGATGCTTTTGCTGGTGGAGAAATTGCTAAGGATGAAGATGACCTGAAGCGAGCTACCGAGCATGATCCCCTAGTAGATGCGCTCACCCGTCGTGAACTGGAAGTATTGCGATTGCTGGCGCGCGGCTACACTTATAAGGAAATTGCTAAGGAGCTATTTATCTCTATTAAAACTGTAGAGACGCATGCTTCTAATATTTTGCGGAAAACACAACAATCTAACCGCTATGCTTTATCGCGTTGGGCCCAGGAAAGGTCACTGGATTAA
- a CDS encoding sigma-70 family RNA polymerase sigma factor, protein MSQPIDEELRVLLPDAMAGDRKAIQELIRLIYPAVIRYTRVRIGGGRTPTAEDVSQEVCLAVANSIGRYVDRGRPFMAYVYGIASNKVADAHRLMSRDQSFPTEELPEGESTDANPEEVALNIDGRNRTQLLLDGLSDKARDIVILRVIEGLSAEETAAIVGSTPGAVRVAQHRALAVLRKKVEQGE, encoded by the coding sequence ATGTCTCAGCCCATAGATGAGGAGCTGCGCGTCCTGCTCCCTGATGCTATGGCGGGAGACCGCAAGGCCATCCAGGAGCTGATAAGGCTTATTTATCCGGCTGTAATTCGCTATACCAGAGTACGTATCGGGGGCGGGCGTACTCCAACTGCTGAAGACGTTAGCCAAGAAGTATGTCTGGCAGTGGCCAATTCGATAGGCCGCTATGTGGATCGCGGGCGCCCTTTTATGGCCTATGTATACGGCATTGCCTCTAATAAAGTAGCTGATGCCCACCGGTTGATGTCTCGTGATCAGAGTTTTCCCACTGAAGAATTGCCAGAAGGCGAATCTACTGATGCAAATCCAGAAGAAGTGGCGCTAAATATAGATGGACGTAACAGAACGCAACTACTTCTCGATGGGTTAAGTGATAAGGCGCGCGATATTGTAATTCTTCGAGTAATCGAAGGATTGAGCGCGGAAGAAACCGCAGCGATAGTGGGATCCACTCCCGGTGCGGTGCGGGTAGCGCAGCATAGAGCGCTAGCCGTCCTTCGTAAGAAAGTAGAACAGGGAGAATGA
- a CDS encoding PAS domain-containing protein has translation MVQVLENINNPVEIEDVFFSTTDDQGRIELSNDVFIRLSKYTGEKLRGAPHNIIRHPDMPAGVFALMWHTLKEGRPFAGYVRNKAADGSPYDVLATVTPLPNGGYLSVRIRPVTDTVEKAFGLYDSLKEQEVADKRAKAQVAADSMERIPAALGLASYAQFMHRIMPIEVARREEMLRAAGKEATYEGSLAEIYYQLDSLMNKQEQVSKIIEELSETQAELAKESGVSKSIAAKMEGLGLDQVTSMLVFSPLRAWVNMHGIVDSYLQELQTLCADLVEVSHETRFTVALARLHAAQAMTFHANPASSGGSATEALAMLAAALQADIHALSDQLNLFQRCTKRLSSRSASVVRIMEPVHELLAEWAKDADATIVTQELIDEVAEAISSADTAMQNMTLLSQTLLDAPAYDAEELDHMSALVREVR, from the coding sequence ATGGTTCAAGTGTTGGAAAATATCAATAACCCCGTGGAAATAGAAGATGTTTTCTTTTCTACCACGGATGACCAGGGCCGTATTGAATTATCCAATGATGTGTTCATCAGATTATCGAAATATACCGGCGAAAAACTCCGCGGTGCTCCGCATAATATAATTCGGCACCCCGATATGCCCGCCGGCGTTTTTGCACTGATGTGGCATACCTTGAAAGAAGGCCGGCCCTTTGCCGGCTATGTGCGCAATAAAGCCGCCGATGGTAGCCCCTATGATGTGCTGGCTACCGTCACCCCGCTGCCCAATGGTGGATACCTCTCCGTGCGGATTCGCCCGGTGACAGACACCGTAGAAAAAGCCTTCGGTCTCTACGATTCCCTAAAAGAACAAGAAGTCGCAGATAAGCGAGCTAAAGCTCAAGTAGCTGCGGATTCTATGGAACGCATTCCGGCAGCCTTGGGCTTAGCTTCTTATGCCCAATTTATGCACCGAATAATGCCCATAGAGGTAGCGCGCCGGGAAGAAATGCTGCGCGCTGCAGGCAAGGAAGCCACCTATGAAGGCTCTTTGGCTGAAATTTATTATCAGCTAGATTCGCTGATGAATAAGCAGGAACAAGTTTCCAAAATCATCGAAGAGCTCAGCGAAACCCAAGCTGAACTGGCTAAAGAGTCCGGAGTTAGCAAAAGTATTGCTGCCAAGATGGAAGGTTTGGGGCTAGATCAGGTAACTAGCATGCTGGTATTTTCCCCGCTGCGGGCCTGGGTGAATATGCATGGCATCGTCGATAGTTATTTGCAAGAATTACAAACCCTCTGTGCAGACTTAGTAGAAGTTAGCCACGAGACCCGTTTTACAGTGGCACTGGCGCGCTTACATGCCGCGCAAGCTATGACTTTCCATGCTAATCCAGCTTCTTCGGGAGGCTCAGCCACAGAGGCGCTAGCTATGCTGGCAGCGGCCTTGCAAGCAGATATCCATGCACTGTCAGATCAGCTCAATCTCTTCCAACGGTGCACTAAACGGCTTTCTAGTCGCAGTGCTTCTGTAGTGCGCATCATGGAACCTGTACATGAGCTCCTAGCTGAGTGGGCAAAAGATGCCGATGCCACAATCGTTACTCAAGAGCTAATCGATGAAGTTGCGGAGGCTATTTCGTCTGCTGATACAGCTATGCAGAATATGACTTTGCTTTCCCAAACATTGCTAGATGCGCCAGCCTATGATGCAGAAGAGCTCGATCACATGTCAGCCTTAGTTCGTGAGGTAAGGTAA